In Erigeron canadensis isolate Cc75 chromosome 8, C_canadensis_v1, whole genome shotgun sequence, the DNA window TAGTTCCTCGTATGGTAGATACGGAGGAGAAATTGATCGAAAGATACGGTTATGGCTTGTCACCTGATGTCCGAAGGTTGGTAGCCGCTTTTAATCCTTTGACTCTTCAAGCGGCAGTTAGTGCCACCAACCGGATGGTGATAGACTTGAAAAGAACCACTGGTTCTTCTGTTGGAACTGATATGAACAAGAAAAGGAATGATTATGCCTCTGGTAGTGGTTTTGGCAACGGTGGAAATGGCAAGAGGTTTAGGACTGCTAGAAACTTTGATGTGGTTGCTCAGGATGTCAAAAGGTACACCGGCTTAGACCCAAAGTGTAATAGGTGTGGCCTCCATCACAAGGGAAACTGTCCTACTTGTCACCGTTGTAAAAAGACGGGACATCTGGCAAAGTTCTGTAGGGACAAGACACCCGGTCAATGCTACGAATGTGGGAGCGAAACCCATATGCGACCCGCGTGTCCACGACTCAATCAAGCCCCGAACAACAATGCTATAGTTCCAATCAGGAACAATGCAAGGAACAATCAAGCTGGGAATCAGGGAAGGAATCAAGGAGGACAAGGAAAAGGCCGAGTGTTTGCTTTAGATGCTGCTGATGCACGACGTGATCCCAACATTGTGATAGGTACATTCATACTCAATAATCATTATGTCTTTGTGTTATTCAACTCTGGTGctgataaaagttttatatcCTTAGAATTTAAGTCTCGAATTAATATAGCAACTATCCCCATGAAAGAAACTTATATTGTCGAATATGCAAACGGTCAAAAATATGTTGCTAGAGATCATTTGGTAGATTGTAGTTTAACATTGTCTGGTAAAACCTTTAAGATAGATCTGATTCCCATAGAACTAGGAAGTTTTGATGTAATAGTTGGTATGGACTGGCTGTCTAGAGTTCGTGCTGATATTGGGTGTTACGAGAAAGTTGTGAGAATACCTCTGCCAAATGACGAAACATTGATAATGCAAGGAGACAAGTCAGGGAAGGAATTGATTTTGGTGTCGGCGATAAAAGCGAATAGGTATTTACAAAAAGAATACCCTACTTTCTTGGCACTAGTGGTCGAAAGGAAGCCAAAGGGTAAAGACATTCAAGATATTCCAATAGTTAAAGATTTTCCGGAGGTGTTTTCCGAAGATTTGACTGGACTTCCACCTCACAGACCAGTCGAGTTTGGAATAGACTTAGTCCCTGGAGCTGCACCCGTGGCTAAGGCACCCTATCGCCTTGCGCCGTCAGAAATGCAAGAATTGTCCGAACAACTTCAAGAGTTGCTAGCAAAAGGACTAATCCATCCAAGTTCATCACCCTGGGGAGCTCCGATCctatttgtgaaaaagaaagatggctcTATGCGCATGTGTATTGACTATAGAGAATTGAACAAGTTGACCGTCAAGAACAGGTACCCATTACCTCGTATTGACGACTTGTTCGACCAACTGGAAGGTGCATCACACTTTTCCAAGATCGATCTCAGATCTGGGTATCATCAACTCAGAGTCAGAGAGACGAACATTCCGAAAACAGCCTTCAGAACTCGTTATGGACATTATGAGTTTTTGGTTATGCCATTTGGTTTAACCAATGCACCTGTTGTGTTCATGGACTTAATGAATAGAGTATGTCGACCATATCTAGACAAGTTTGTCATCGTGTTCATTGATGACATAC includes these proteins:
- the LOC122610835 gene encoding uncharacterized protein LOC122610835, yielding MAPKKRSKTLKKTPAKKTAPKRVTRSTPRPNDTQQEEPPKEFHGTEGSVGLINWLKSIEAVLHISRCAEEHKVEYAASQFQKHALSWWNEQIRTRGREPANSIPWLNFKRMLMEKYCPREEVQKMEGEFWNHSMVGLDNEKYTTRFHELARLVPRMVDTEEKLIERYGYGLSPDVRRLVAAFNPLTLQAAVSATNRMVIDLKRTTGSSVGTDMNKKRNDYASGSGFGNGGNGKRFRTARNFDVVAQDVKRYTGLDPKCNRCGLHHKGNCPTCHRCKKTGHLAKFCRDKTPGQCYECGSETHMRPACPRLNQAPNNNAIVPIRNNARNNQAGNQGRNQGGQGKGRVFALDAADARRDPNIVIGTFILNNHYVFVLFNSGADKSFISLEFKSRINIATIPMKETYIVEYANGQKYVARDHLVDCSLTLSGKTFKIDLIPIELGSFDVIVGMDWLSRVRADIGCYEKVVRIPLPNDETLIMQGDKSGKELILVSAIKANRYLQKEYPTFLALVVERKPKGKDIQDIPIVKDFPEVFSEDLTGLPPHRPVEFGIDLVPGAAPVAKAPYRLAPSEMQELSEQLQELLAKGLIHPSSSPWGAPILFVKKKDGSMRMCIDYRELNKLTVKNRYPLPRIDDLFDQLEGASHFSKIDLRSGYHQLRVRETNIPKTAFRTRYGHYEFLVMPFGLTNAPVVFMDLMNRVCRPYLDKFVIVFIDDILIYSRTKDEHEGHLRTILQLLKDQELYAKFSKCELWIREVHFLGHVVNADGIHVDLSKVEDAQEKAFQTLKDRLCNAPILALPNGIENFVVYCDASHQGMGCVLMQEGKVELLGDYDCELKYHPGKANVVADALSRKDRVSLSVIKRASSYLGSSLRDRVLDDQNEAP